The Streptomyces sp. NBC_00335 DNA window GCGTGCCCTGGCCACCCTCTACGCGCTGACCGGCTCCTACGACGCCCCGGGCGGCAACCACGTCGTCCCCGCCCCGCCCTACAACCCGGCTGCTTCCTTCGCCCAGTTCGCCCCCGAACAGCGCGCCAAGGCCCTCGGGCTCGACAAGCACCCGCTGGGCCCGCCGGCCTTCGGCTACATCAACTCCGGCGACCTGTGCACCGCCATCGAGACGGGCCGGCCCTACCCCGTCCGCGCCCTCGTCGGCTTCGGATCGAACCTCGTCGTCGCCCAGCCCGACTCCGACCGCACCGCCCGGGCGCTGGCCGCGCTCGACTTCCAGGTCCACCTCGACCTCTTCCACAACCCGACCAGCAGCAGCGCCGACATCGTCCTGCCGGTCAACAGCTCCTACGAGCACGAGGCCCTGCGCTTCGGTTTCGAGGTCAGCCACCGGGCCCAGGAGCAGGTCCAGCTCCGGCCCCGGATGGTGGAGCCGCAGGGCGAGTCCCGCAGCGACACCGAGTTCGTCTTCGACCTCGCCTGCCGTCTGGGCATGGGCGGGGAGTTCTTCGAAGGAGACATCGAGGCCGCCTGGAACTGGCAGCTCGAACCGCTGGGCCTGACCGTCGAGGAGCTGCGCGGCCGACCGGGCGGCGTCCGGGTGCCCCGCGAGGAGTCCTACCGCAAGTACGCCGCCCCCGTACGGGGCGACGCGGACACGGTGACCGGCTTCGCCACGCCCACCCGGCGCGTGGAGCTGTACTCCGAGCGGCTGCTGGAGCACGGGTATCCGGCGGCGCCCGAGCACCACGACCCCGCGCCCACGGACGCCGCGTACCCGCTCGTGCTGACCTGCGCCAAGCACGGGTACTTCGTCCACAGCCAGCAGAGGTCGCTCACCTCGCTGCGCCGCCGGGCCACCGACCCCTCGGTGGACCTGCACCCGCAGACGGCCGCCGCCCACGGCATCGGCGAGGGCCAGTGGGTGGAGCTCGCCACGCGCCTCGGCTCGATCCGGCTGCGGGCCCGCTTCGACGACTCCCTGCACCCCTCCGTCGTCGTGGGCGAGTACGGCTGGTGGCAGGAGGCCACCGACCTCGCCCTCCCGGGCGCCGACCCGACCGCCGCCACGGGCAGCAACTTCAACCGGCTCATCGACCACGCCGAGACCGACCCGCTCAGCGGCTCCGCACCGATGCGGGCTGCGGCCTGCCGGATCAGCCCCGTACCCGGAGACGGCGCCTGGACCGGAACCCGCCCCTTCACCGTGACGGCCCTCACCGAGGTGAGCCCCGGCATACGCGCCCTACGGATCGCCCCCGAGGACGGCGGAGCCCTGCCGAACTTCCGGCCCGGCCAGCACCTGACCGTCCGCGCCGAGAACCCGGACGGCACCGTCCAGGATCCGGCCGACGGCCGCAGCTACTCCCTCACCGGGCCCGCCCTCGCGGCCGGCCGCACCGACTACGGGCTCGCCGTACGCCACATCCCCGGCGGAGCCTTCTCCACCCGGATCCACGAGGAGCTCAAGGCCGGGGACCGGCTCCACCTGGCGAGCCCGGGAGGCGTCTTCGCCCTCCCCACGCACACCGGCAACCCGGTCGTGCTGCTCGCCGGCGGCATCGGCATCACCCCGTTCCTCAGCTACCTCGAAACCCTCGCCGCCACCGGCGGCACGGTCCCCGAGGTCGTCCTGCACTACGGCAACAACAACGCGGCCGACCACCCCTTCCGGGACCGGCTGCGCGAACTGGCCGCCCGCATACCGGCCCTCACGGTCGTCGACCACTACGCCGCTCCCGGTACGGACGACGTCCCCGGCCGGGACTACGACCGCACCGGGTTCATCACCGTCGACGACATCGACCCCGGCCTCATCGCACGCCGCGCCCGCTTCTACATGTGCGGACCACAGCCCATGCTCGACGCCCTCACCGGCGCCCTGATCGCGCGCGGCGTCCCCCGCTTCGAGGTGTTCAGCGAGAAGTTCCGCCCGGCCCGGCGGGAGGTAACCGTGCCCGACGACGCCGAGTACACCGTCACCTTCGCCCGGTCCGGACGCAGCGCCGTCTGGCGCAAGAACGACGGACCGCTCCTCGCCCTGGGCGAGGCGGCCGGGGTCGCGATGCCGAGCGGCTGCCGGGTCGGGCAGTGCGAGAGCTGTGCGTGCGGCGTGCTGGGGGGCACGGCGGCGCACCTGGTGACCCCCTCGGAGGACCTGCCCGACACCGACGTCCTGACCTGTCAGTCCCTGCCGACCTCGGACCTGGTGCTCGACATCTGAGGGCCGTCGGTCAGGAGGCGGTCTCCTCCGTCGCCTCCAGCCCCTCCAGGCTGTCCATGAAGGAGGAGACGGAGAACACCGCGCGCCCGGGACCGGCCGGACCGTAGCCGGGCGGGGAGCTCAGGCCGAACTCCTCCAGCGTCGCGCGGTAGGTCTCCAGCAGGCGGACGTGGTATTCGAGGGGCGCGCCCATCGGGTTGGCCTTGCCCAGCGGGGTCGTCGGCTCCGGGCACCAGGTGGTGAAGCGCGGGACGACACCGTGCGACATGAAGAACCGCAGGCCCTCCTGGGTCGACGCGATCGCCTCGCTCACCTTGGTGAAGCCGAAGGGCTCGGCCATCTCGATGCCCGCCACGAAGTTCGGGATCACGTTGCGCGGGCCGAACACCTCGGTGGAGTCCAGGATCCTGCGGTGCCATTCGTCGCGGCCGACGTAGCGCTCCTTGCCCGGGCAGTGGAGCTTGAACAGGTACTCGTCCCACACCTCGAAGTTGGGGTGGTAGATCTTGACGCCGTGGTCGTGGAAGCGCTGCACGGCGTCGCGCGGCAGGGCCTGCGCGACGACCTTGCCCGTCCAGCGGCCGGGGAAGCGCTCCTCGATGGCCTGCGCGTACTGGCCGTAGAAGTCGGCCTCGTCACGGCCGCCGACCTGGGAGGTGATCGAGCCGCCCGTGAGGGTGTAGGCCCGGGAGATGCCCGCCGTGTCGTACCGGTCGATGATCTCCAGCGCCTCCAGCACCTCCTCGACCGGCTTCACCCCGGTGTAGGGGCGGCCGGCCGCCTTGTGCTGGCGCCAGTTGTGGTTGATGTCGCAGAACTGGCACTCCTCCTTGGCGCCGAAGTACTGGCACACCCGGAAGACCGTCAGGTAGATGAGGTAGCCCCACTGGATGGTCGGCGCGACCTCCATCACCGACTTGCCGTTGGACAGCTTGTGCTTGTAGTACTCCGGCATCGGCGGCAGGCCGACGTCCGAGATCCGTACGCCGTCCAGGTACAGGCCGAGCGCGCCGTCCTCCCCGCCGCGCACGACGTACGGGGAGTCCGGGTTGACCCGTACGGAGACCACGGTGCGGCGCAGCTCGTACGGGCCGCCGGTGAGCACGATCTCCTCCGGGGGCCGGTTCAGCGCTGCGGCGCCGAGCTCCGGGAGGGTGCGGTGGTCGAAGGAGAAGATGAAGTACGACTTGGGCTTGATGTCGCCCGAAGACCCGTCGGCGCCCCCGCTGAGCGCGGACTCGTCGAAGGCCATGCCGCCCCGCAGGAGGTCTTCCTTGATCACGGCTTCCCGGGGCACGTGCGGGA harbors:
- a CDS encoding molybdopterin-dependent oxidoreductase, which translates into the protein MSEEKRGFCTLCKSRCGAIFTIEDGRLTGVRPDPDHPTGTAMCPKGRSAPEIAHSTNRLATPLRRTNPKTDPDPGWVPVSWDEAMEEIAAKIGAIAAESGPESVAFAVATPSGTMVSDATEWIERFVRLFGSPNTVYSAEICNWHKDFAHAFTFGSPIPPPDYANADLALLWGFNPAKTWLAQSAALSAAQATGTKLAVVDPRRSTSALRADHWLRVRPGTDAALALGLAHLLIADEGYDAAFVRAWTNGPLLVRADTGRFLRADELPGITPDLPGFAVFDEVTGRAEAYDTARAAHRPERFALRGTRPIPLRDGSVVDCAPAFERYAAACAAWTPDRVAATTWIPEREIRALAAEIAAAPSVTYYGWTGVGQSANAAQTERALATLYALTGSYDAPGGNHVVPAPPYNPAASFAQFAPEQRAKALGLDKHPLGPPAFGYINSGDLCTAIETGRPYPVRALVGFGSNLVVAQPDSDRTARALAALDFQVHLDLFHNPTSSSADIVLPVNSSYEHEALRFGFEVSHRAQEQVQLRPRMVEPQGESRSDTEFVFDLACRLGMGGEFFEGDIEAAWNWQLEPLGLTVEELRGRPGGVRVPREESYRKYAAPVRGDADTVTGFATPTRRVELYSERLLEHGYPAAPEHHDPAPTDAAYPLVLTCAKHGYFVHSQQRSLTSLRRRATDPSVDLHPQTAAAHGIGEGQWVELATRLGSIRLRARFDDSLHPSVVVGEYGWWQEATDLALPGADPTAATGSNFNRLIDHAETDPLSGSAPMRAAACRISPVPGDGAWTGTRPFTVTALTEVSPGIRALRIAPEDGGALPNFRPGQHLTVRAENPDGTVQDPADGRSYSLTGPALAAGRTDYGLAVRHIPGGAFSTRIHEELKAGDRLHLASPGGVFALPTHTGNPVVLLAGGIGITPFLSYLETLAATGGTVPEVVLHYGNNNAADHPFRDRLRELAARIPALTVVDHYAAPGTDDVPGRDYDRTGFITVDDIDPGLIARRARFYMCGPQPMLDALTGALIARGVPRFEVFSEKFRPARREVTVPDDAEYTVTFARSGRSAVWRKNDGPLLALGEAAGVAMPSGCRVGQCESCACGVLGGTAAHLVTPSEDLPDTDVLTCQSLPTSDLVLDI
- a CDS encoding radical SAM protein, encoding MESPSRTALIEDLMGRFPHVPREAVIKEDLLRGGMAFDESALSGGADGSSGDIKPKSYFIFSFDHRTLPELGAAALNRPPEEIVLTGGPYELRRTVVSVRVNPDSPYVVRGGEDGALGLYLDGVRISDVGLPPMPEYYKHKLSNGKSVMEVAPTIQWGYLIYLTVFRVCQYFGAKEECQFCDINHNWRQHKAAGRPYTGVKPVEEVLEALEIIDRYDTAGISRAYTLTGGSITSQVGGRDEADFYGQYAQAIEERFPGRWTGKVVAQALPRDAVQRFHDHGVKIYHPNFEVWDEYLFKLHCPGKERYVGRDEWHRRILDSTEVFGPRNVIPNFVAGIEMAEPFGFTKVSEAIASTQEGLRFFMSHGVVPRFTTWCPEPTTPLGKANPMGAPLEYHVRLLETYRATLEEFGLSSPPGYGPAGPGRAVFSVSSFMDSLEGLEATEETAS